Proteins found in one Miscanthus floridulus cultivar M001 chromosome 4, ASM1932011v1, whole genome shotgun sequence genomic segment:
- the LOC136550952 gene encoding uncharacterized protein, translating into MRVHPAPRKRTIAVQRCATAAAGALGGKKLRRLPHIFAKVLELPFAADADVSVEEDAAALRFVAAAVDGFFPAGGARAHAVEIHPGVTKVVVRGLSSSHGGPHGDGDDDDDGAAAAFELDRWRFRLPPCTRPAMATATYAQGELVVTVPKGAGPDDGDGDAAAVLGGTDRVLVLV; encoded by the coding sequence ATGAGGGTCCACCCGGCCCCGCGGAAGCGCACCATCGCCGTGCAGCGCtgcgccacggcggcggcgggcgcgctaGGCGGGAAGAAGCTGCGCCGCCTGCCGCACATCTTCGCCAAGGTGCTGGAGCTGCCCTTCGCGGCCGACGCGGACGTGTCCGTGGAGGAGGACGCGGCCGCGCTGCggttcgtcgccgccgccgtcgacgggTTCTTCCCCGCGGGCGGCGCCCGCGCGCACGCCGTCGAGATCCACCCGGGGGTCACCAAGGTCGTCGTCCGGGGCCTCTCCTCCTCCCACGGCGGCCctcacggcgacggcgacgacgacgacgacggggccgccgccgccttcgAGCTCGACCGCTGGCGCTTCCGCCTCCCGCCCTGCACGcgccccgccatggccaccgccaccTACGCCCAGGGCGAGCTCGTCGTCACCGTCCCCAAGGGCGCCGGccccgacgacggcgacggcgatgcgGCCGCTGTCCTCGGTGGCACGGACCGCGTCCTCGTGCTTGTATAG
- the LOC136549439 gene encoding FRIGIDA-like protein 4a: MASPAAAAAKGKDGEDGPVTGDMVSAGFAELERQQQLLATCTRLYQQLADHFGSLERGLAARSEQLRARRRVFDARTHRALDSLHRREASIDASVSRALDHLHSISASASKETAAPTPTPSDSAKEEGLAESLRALCLRMDSAAFLDFVVARRKEADALRAEMPPALKLCVDPAKFVMDAVADVFPVDRREVPRNPADLAWACVLILEAAVPALADPDPDIGAARPLVPLAARERARGMAREWKEAVEKKGGVEGAKPPDAHAFLQHVATFAVAEREDRPLYRRIVVSFSWRRQMPRLALTLGLEEEMADIIEELIAKRQQLDAVNFAYEAGLQEKFPPVPLLKSYLEDSKKTSTAASDNSSTSSGQSGSNANKKEQSALRAVIKCVEDRKLEAEFPLEDLRKQLEELEKAKTEKKKAASSATSGGSSGPATKRIRASNGGPMPPAKAGRLTNNACVSSFPAPTTFTQSPSHTSYATTSPSHTAYATTSPSHTAYATTSPSHTAYATASPSHPSYATASPSHPSYATPSPYPYDRPVGHGLYCNRSPPVIREPYVYPAEEVASVNVGIPMPYSTPPMSYPAPYGGYGNGMAAYTNGMAPAFHQAYYR; encoded by the exons ATGGCCTcgccagcggcggcggccgcgaaGGGGAAGGACGGGGAGGACGGGCCCGTCACGGGGGACATGGTCAGCGCGGGCTTCGCGGAGCtggagcggcagcagcagctgctcGCCACCTGCACGCGCCTCTACCAGCAGCTGGCCGACCACTTCGGCTCGCTCGAGCGCGGGCTCGCGGCCCGCTCCGAGCAGCTCCGCGCCCGCCGCAGGGTCTTCGACGCCCGCACCCACCGCGCGCTCGACTCGCTCCACCGCCGCGAGGCCTCCATCGACGCCTCCGTCTCGCGCGCGCTCGACCACCTCCACTCCATCTCCGCCTCTGCCTCCAAGGAGACGGCGGCGCCGACCCCCACCCCCTCCGACTCCGCCAAGGAGGAAGGCCTCGCGGAGAGCCTGCGCGCGCTGTGCTTGCGGATGGACTCGGCGGCGTTCCTGGACTTCGTGGTGGCGCGCCGCAAGGAGGCGGACGCGCTGCGGGCCGAGATGCCTCCCGCGCTCAAGCTCTGCGTGGATCCGGCCAAGTTCGTCATGGACGCCGTGGCCGACGTCTTCCCCGTGGACCGCCGCGAGGTGCCCCGGAACCCGGCCGACCTGGCCTGGGCGTGCGTGCTCATCCTCGAGGCCGCCGTGCCGGCGCTCGCCGATCCGGACCCGGACATCGGCGCCGCGCGCCCGCTCGTGCCCCTGGCGGCGCGCGAGCGCGCAAGGGGCATGGCCAGGGAGTGGAAGGAGGCTGTCGAGAAGAAGGGGGGCGTGGAGGGGGCCAAGCCGCCCGACGCGCACGCGTTCCTGCAGCACGTCGCCACGTTTGCCGTCGCGGAGAGGGAGGACAGGCCGCTCTACCGCAGGATTGTCGTCAGCTTCTCCTGGCGCAGGCAGATGCCACGCCTCGCGCTCACACTCGGCCTCGAGGAAGAAATGGCTG ATATCATTGAGGAACTAATTGCTAAGAGGCAGCAGCTTGATGCTGTGAATTTCGCTTATGAGGCTGGGCTTCAGGAGAAGTTCCCTCCAGTTCCTCTTTTGAAGTCCTACCTGGAAGACTCTAAGAAGACATCAACCGCTGCTTCAGATAATTCAAGCACTAGCAGCGGCCAGTCAGGG AGCAACGCGAACAAGAAAGAGCAGTCTGCACTGCGAGCTGTCATTAAGTGTGTTGAGGACCGTAAACTAGAAGCTGAGTTTCCACTGGAGGATCTTCGGAAGCAACTTGAAGAACTGGAGAAAGCCAAAACCGAGAAGAAAAAGGCAGCATCAAGCGCTACcagtggcggcagcagcggccCTGCAACCAAGCGCATCCGTGCAAGCAATGGAGGCCCAATGCCTCCTGCCAAGGCAGGTCGTCTCACTAACAATGCTTGTGTGTCTTCTTTCCCAGCTCCCACCACATTTACCCAGTCTCCCTCCCACACATCATATGCCACGACCTCCCCTTCCCATACCGCATACGCCACGACCTCCCCTTCCCACACCGCATACGCCACGACCTCCCCTTCCCACACCGCATACGCCACAGCCTCCCCTTCCCACCCATCATACGCCACAGCCTCCCCTTCCCACCCATCATACGCCACACCCTCTCCTTACCCTTATGACAGGCCGGTTGGACATGGCCTCTACTGCAACCGGAGCCCGCCGGTGATCAGGGAGCCGTATGTTTACCCAGCTGAGGAGGTAGCCAGTGTCAATGTCGGCATTCCCATGCCATACTCCACCCCACCCATGAGCTACCCTGCCCCCTATGGCGGTTATGGCAATGGGATGGCAGCTTACACCAATGGAATGGCTCCTGCCTTCCACCAGGCTTACTACCGGTAG